In Pseudochaenichthys georgianus unplaced genomic scaffold, fPseGeo1.2 scaffold_1576_arrow_ctg1, whole genome shotgun sequence, the genomic window CAGTAGAGGAACCTGTAGTAGGAACCTGCAGAGGAACCTGTAGCAGAGGAACCTGCAGAGGAACCTGCTGTAGAGGAACCTGCAGTAGAGGAACCTGCAGAGGAACCTGTAGCAGAGGAACCTGTAGAGGAACCTGTAGCAGAGGAACCTGCAGAGGAACCTGTAGCAGAGGAACCTGCAGAGGAACCTGTAGCAGAGGAACCTGCAGAGGAACCTGCTGTAGAGGAACCTGCAGTAGAGGAACCTGCAGAGGAACTTGCAGAGGAACCTGCAGAGGAACCTGCACTAGAGGAACCTGCAGAGGAACCTGTAGCAGAGGAACCTGCAGAGGAACCTGTAGCAGAGGAACCTGCAGAGGAACCTGTAGCAGAGGAACCTGCAGAGGAACCTGTAGCAGAGGAACCTGCAGAGGAACCTGCTGTAGAGGAACCTGCAGTAGAGGAACCTGCAGAGGAACTTGCAGAGGAACCTGCAGAGGAACCTGCACTAGAGGAACCTGCAGAGGAACCTGTAGCAGGGGAACCTGTAGCAGAGGAACCTGCAGTAGAGGAACCTGCAGTAGAGGAACCTGTAGTAGGAACCTGCAGAGGAACCTGTAGCAGAGGAACCTGCAGAGGAACCTGCTGTAGAGGAACCTGCAGAGGAACCTGCAGAGGAACCTGTAGCAGAGGAACCTGCAGAGGAACCTGCTGTAGAGGAACCTGCAGAGGAACCTGCAGAGGAACCTGTAGAGGAACCTGTAGCAGAGGAACCTGCAGTAGAGGAACCTGCAGTAGAGGAACCTGTAGTAGGAACCTGCAGAGGAACCTGTAGCAGAGGAACCTGCAGAGGAACCTGCTGTAGAGGAACCTGCAGTAGAGGAACCTGCAGAGGAACCTGTAGCAGAGGAACCTGTAGAGGAACCTGTAGCAGAGGAACCTGCAGTAGAGGAACCTGCAGTAGAGGAACCTGTAGCAGAGGAACCTGCAGTAGAGGAACCTGTAGTAGAGGAACCTGCAGTAGAGGAACCTGCAGTAGAGGAACCTGTAGTAGAGGAACCTGTAGCAGAGGAACCTGCAGTAGAGGAACCTGTAGTAGAGGAACCTGTAGTAGAGGAACCTGCAGTAGAGGAACCTGTAGCAGAGGAACCTGCAGCAGAGGAACCTGTAGTAGAGGAACCTGTAGTAGAGGAACCTGCAGAGGAACCTGTAGTAGAGGAACCTGCACTAGAGGAACCTGTAGTAGAGGAACCTGCAGAGGAACCTGCACTAGAGGAACCTGCACTAGAGGAACCTGCAGTAGAGGAACCTGTAGTAGAGGGACCTGCAGAGGAACCTGTAGTAGAGGAACCTGCAGTAGAAGAACCTGCAGAGGAACCTGCACTAGAGGAACCTGCAGTAGAGGAACCTGTAGTAGAGGAACCTGTAGTAGAGGAACCTGCAGAGGAACCTGTAGTAGAGGAACCTGCACTAGAGGAACCTGTAGTAGAGGAACCTGCAGAGGAACCTGTAGTAGTGGAACCTGTAGTAGAGGAACCTGCAGAGGAACCTGCACTAGAGGAACCTGCAGTAGAAGAACCTGCAGAGGAACCTGTAGAGGAACCTGCGCTAGAGGAACCTGCACTAGAGGAACCTGCACTAGAGGAACCTGCACTAGAGGAACCTGTAGTAGAGGAACCTGCAGAGGAACCTGCACTAGAGGAACCTGCACTAGAGGAACCTGTAGTAGAGGGACCTGCAGAGGAACCTGCACTAGAGGAACCTGCACTAGAGGAACCTGTAGTAGAGGAACCTGCACTAGAGGAACCTGCACTAGAGGAACCTGTAGTAGAGGAACCTGCAGAGGAACCTGCACTAGAGGAACCTGCACTAGAGGAACCTGTAGTAGAGGGACCTGCAGAGGAACCTGCACTAGAGGAACCTGCACTAGAGGAACCTGCACTAGAGGAACCTGTAGTAGAGGGACCTGCAGAGGAACCTGCAGTAGAGGAACCTGCAGTAGAGGAACCTGCTGTGTAAGGACGGTTGATCAAACTGGCACTGGTTCCTCACACAGCAGGTTCCTCTACTTGCCAAAGAAACCGTTTTTAAGATGGGACTGAGAGCCGTTGTTCAGGAGAGGCCTTTGATATCACCAATAAGTGATCACTTGATCCAAACCGATGTGAAAGAGCTCACAGTGACGTGTGCAGCTGCGTGAGAGCAGCCTCTCTGAGGAGAGCAGCTGATGAGCACATGGTCTAACCACAGGGCGCAACAGAGCAGGGAATCTGGCAAAGCTTTAGCTACCTTGTTGGAAGCTAACGTGATGTTCCCGCGTACAGACTGGACGAGCAGCCCGGCAGCCCCTGGATGCCTCAGATCTCCTCCGCTCAGTTCCACTCGCTCCTCCAGAACCTCACCGCCATCAAGATCAAGGTCACGTTCGGAGAGAATGGTGAGCTTCCTGTTTCATACTTCCCCTTCAGGAGACTTGTTCCTTTCTTTTGATTCAAACTCTTTTATTTCATAACTCTTTTTATAAATCACATTTCATCCACAAATGATAATGCAGAAACCAGAACCATCTTTATATTTAGAAGCCTTCAAAGCTTTGTCGAGATAAACAGTAACCTTTAACCTTTAGCTCAAGTTCTAACTCCTCTATGAGGAACAACTCGGAGGGATGAACCCCTCTCTCAtgctcacacatgcagagcgctCAGTGACCAGGTGACTAGTACCAggggcagctattgcacagccCCCAGGGAGCAATGGGATTGGGGGggggtccggtgccttgctcaagggcaccacggcagggcccagaaggtgaactgggacctctccaagtagcagtccacactccatatgtaGGTCTGtttggggacttgaaccggcgaccctgcAGCTCCCAGCCCGAGCCCCCACTGACGTTCATCTTTAACGTTGCAGAACATCTGTCTCTAAACGAAGGAATCAAACCGTTATCGCCGGCAGGGCAAATAAAGAATGAGCTCACACCAGATGCTGGAAATACAAAGCAGCGACGTGTTGGCGTGTTTTTAACCTCAGGACTCACACGagctcaaagtgctttccaGCTGGATATCTGTGTGAAGTTGATCTGGGTTTCTAACCTGTTTCCAGGGCGCGGCTACCTGAACAACGTGCGCCTGGTATCAGCTCGTCGGGGCGCTGGTCCCCCTGCTGGCTGGGTCCAGACCTGCAGCTGTCCGACCGGGTACAACGGGGACTTCTGCGATGGATGCTCTGCGGGGTTCAGACGCAGCGCCCCCACAGACGGAGCCTTCAGCCCCTGCGAGCCCTGCAGCTGCCGGGGGGGGAGCTGCGACCCGCTCACCGGGGACTGCTACTCCGGGGACCAGTCGTCCGGGGACTGCACGGCCGGGTCCTACCGAGACCCGTGGCCCCCGAGAGCCTGCGTGAAGTGCCCCTGTCCGGAGGGAAGGTCCTGCTCGCTGGCTGCCGGGTCTCTGGACCCCCGCTGTGACCGCTGCCCCGCAGGAACCACAGGTACGAGATAGGGGAACTCTATCGTCCCTAAACCCTCGGTATCTTTCAGATCCACTGATTCGTCTTTCGGGACAAAGACACCCACTGCCAACAACTTTCATAAACACGTTAAAATATTTCTTTCACCacttttttgggttcaatctttCAATCAGCTTCAGTCCACATCAGAAATAccaaatattaaactatgttCCGGATGTTAACCCATTAACTGCCAGTTTGAAGCCATGATATCGAGAAAGTGATTATAGATTATCTTAACAGCAGCaacattaatattattattatcataacCCTGTGTCTGCTCCCTCAGGTGGTGACTGCAACGTCTGTCAGGAGGGGTTCTATGGCGGCGCTGCTCGGGGGGACGGCGTGTCGACCTGCAGACCCTGCCAGTGTAACGGACACATCGACGTCAGCGTGGCGGGGAGCTGCGATCGAGGCAGCGGAGAGTGTCTGAAGTGTGTGAACAACACCAAGGGTCCGAGCTGCGAGTCCTGTCTGCGAGGGTTCTACCACAGCCGGGCCGCCGACGCCTGCAAGGGTGAGGACAGGACCCCCGATGATTCTGTGCAAAGTCTTTGATTAGTTTGATGTTCCTCCAAAGCAGCGGTTACCAACCTTTTTCAACTCAGGGCCCACTTAAGAGATTCTGTCGCGGCCCACATTCAACCGTAAACAATCCggaggctaaataaagttctgattggtccattcagaacatgtgacacgcTGTTAATCCAGTTGTACAGACCACTGTATTTGGCGGCCCACTTGCAATGCGCCCACAGGTTGGGAAGCGCTGCTCGAAAGCTACATCTAGGGGTACTTTGGAGAACTGCAGGGTATTGGAGATTATTTTCTAAATCAAAAGAGGATCAGTCAGCGTAGTTCCTAAGataaatacacaaataaaaaaGGTGCTCATTCAATAAACAACATCTTATCTTCAATATCCTCATATATTTTCAATGCACGTGTGTTACTGCTTTAGACGGTCCCGCgttaatacaactgcaatttaATAACGTTTGATCAGTGTGAGCTGGAAGCCAGTTTGAATTGTTTTGTCACTGGaaacttgacgtggatcataaatatatcagccattaaacaacatcttacatttcttttcacacaatacgtctccttgcagtatcaacactaattcggctgacttttatatttgatccaattggtagataggctgtatttacaccataaaggtgcacagctgatataaagggacacctagtggttaaagcatgttattgcatttcattatttttgttattagatattaatacgatccctataaagtatgttcattactcgttattctctactaatagttaattaaagactgtatgtaatgacaattttgcacatccctttcaagatttcaagatgttctaaggtttattgacatatcatataggcctacacaactgtggtgtagttctgcactgaatgaaaaacttgggtcgcaggttcctcaatagtgcattacaagacatctatcaatatttgtgcatacctccagcaatgttaactatgttgaagcacttatttgaactgatattatacataatgtattatactcttatgagatgtatgtagataggataagaaatgtgcagaatatgacaatttaatggtggaggtacacatattgaaagatgtctggtgatgcactgttgaggaacctgcgacccaagtttttcatctccggccttgtcaggtattgaacaatcaataaataaagaacacagaattgttgaatataaaacacagaatttgtgtgattatactaaatgatttacaaataaacacaactgcatatttacaactatacacatgctgatgtaacgcaaatgttccaacttgggatcaataaagtatatcttatcttaagctgatcgatggctactgccatatttgcacaatgtgcctctgaaccttgacaagtgcatgtttcaggctcatcaatgaacaacaggggtcacagacataagaccagctgttaaagaaagctcttctgaccttagctggcgtgtgggtatatatatatattaatactgcccataatgggcacaagcaattttcacccatttattaatgatatgttttaaatgtgagtgtttcctgtcccctaaacctccagggatgcacacagtttaatactggcaacttcttattatgggaaatacgaaaacgtcttttaaaactacaactcccagtagagacgtgccatagatagagaacatgttgcgaaacacacaatagccagcatgtgtagttctggggacggggtgggggagggggggacggggtggacccgttcaaatccagttttggacagtctgccgtggttccatcccatttcaagtgctgttcgacgctcggcacactctccaatcacagagcttgaggactatcacggggtttgtcaagcgaagcggagagaatacttacctccgggtgtaatattctgtaaagcagatgagctgctccgacccttggtcctgacggactccaacttgtgtttattaatcaaacaaataaataaacacaaggataatgatgtgttgttgttgagtaaatggagaattgcacaggggaaaataacgtatctattgtggtgattgacattattcacccacggatctatgggttagggtattgttctgcacggacattttagtgagccggacttcctgtctccgccggtcttcgcttcccgggcatgaagctgtttacatgtgttttgagatgctaaataaaagtctagcttgtacctttgataccccgcccccgactcccatctctcggcaccacactatgccaccattttagatgcggattttgttaaactaatacgtttgcgctgtggaccaacactatacactgacggggaagggggtagcaataaagataacaccattttacacaacataacagaaataatatcgatagcagcgtccctagcaaccaccttggtaacaatgaaaacgttgtatagacacaatttcttgaagtaatcttcgtaataactagcaaactaaagatcatgtacatccactgcacacataatctgaaataacaactcatatttctcgcatcagaTGACATCAACgggcattttaatcgccaaactaaccttaaaataggcattttacaccgagaataaaacgaatgtcggccatgtttttttttttctgcagggagaaatgtgaagatcacgtgacatagacgccagccattggaatgaatggtgaaaaaaaacgtagggatttcacaatttcagaggcgttttcgtagaaTTACTACGTCCTacattgtggaccaacgtagttattacacgtttttttatgagactgggttggttccTCTCTGGTTCTGCTCAGCCTGTGACTGCAGTGTTAAAGTGTTCCTCTCTGGTTCTGCTCAGCCTGTGACTGCAGTGTTAAAGTGTTCCTCTCTGGTTCTGCTCAGCCTGTGACTGCAGTGTTAAAGTGTTCCTCTCTGGTTCTGTTCAGCCTGTGACTGCAGTGTTAAAGTGTTCCTCTCTGGTTCTGTTCAGCCTGTGACTGCAGTGTTAAAGTGTTCCTCTCTGGTTCTGCTCAGCCTGTGACTGCAGTGTTAAAGTGTTCCTCTCTGGTTCTGCTCAGCCTGTGACTGCAGTGTTAAAGTGTTCCTCTCTGGTTCTGCTCAGCCTGTGACTGCAGTGTTAAAGTGTTCCTCTCTGGTTCTGTTCAGCCTGTGACTGCAGTGTTAAAGTGTTCCTCTCTGGTTCTGCTCAGCCTGTGACTGCAGTGTTAAAGTGTTCCTCTCTGGTTCTGCTCAGCCTGTGACTGCAGTGTTAAAGTGTTCCTCTCTGGTTCTGTTCAGCCTGTGACTGCAGTGTTAAAGTGTTCCTCTCTGGTTCTGCTCAGCCTGTGACTGCAGTGTTAAAGTGTTCCTCTCTGGTTCTGCTCAGCCTGTGACTGCAGTGTTAAAGTGTTCCTCTCTGGTTCTGCTCAGCCTGTGACTGCAGTGTTAAAGTGTTCCTCTCTGGTTCTGCTCAGCCTGTGACTGCAGTGTTAAAGTGTTCCTCTCTGGTTCTGCTCAGCCTGTGACTGCAGTGTTAAAGTGTTCCTCTCTGGTTCTGCTCAGCGTGTGACTGCAGTGTTAAAGTGTTCCTCTCTGGTTCTGTTCAGCCTGTGACTGCAGTCTTCTGGGCTCTGAGCTCGGACAGTGTGATGATGCGGGTCGCTGCCGGTGCCGGCCAGGCTTCGAGGGTCTGAAGTGCCAGAGGTCCAACTGCCCCGCCTGTTTCACCCCCATCAAGAGAAAGGTACCAAACATCTGCTTCCGTCAGTTCACTGTCTCAAACATCTGCTTCCTTCAGTTCCGTGTCTTCCTTCAAGTCGACAGTGACAGTGAATATTCAACATCCAACGAGtgt contains:
- the LOC139433255 gene encoding uncharacterized protein, whose product is PAEEPAVEEPAVEEPAEEPVAEEPVEEPVAEEPAEEPVAEEPAEEPVAEEPAEEPAVEEPAVEEPAEELAEEPAEEPALEEPAEEPVAEEPAEEPVAEEPAEEPVAEEPAEEPVAEEPAEEPAVEEPAVEEPAEELAEEPAEEPALEEPAEEPVAGEPVAEEPAVEEPAVEEPVEPAEEPVAEEPAEEPAVEEPAVEEPAEEPVAEEPVEEPVAEEPAVEEPAVEEPVAEEPAVEEPVVEEPAVEEPAVEEPVVEEPVAEEPAVEEPVVEEPVVEEPAVEEPVAEEPAAEEPVVEEPVVEEPAEEPVVEEPALEEPVVEEPAEEPALEEPALEEPAVEEPVVEGPAEEPVVEEPAVEEPAEEPALEEPAVEEPVVEEPVVEEPAEEPVVEEPALEEPVVEEPAEEPVVVEPVVEEPAEEPALEEPAVEEPAEEPVEEPALEEPALEEPALEEPALEEPVVEEPAEEPALEEPALEEPVVEGPAEEPALEEPALEEPVVEEPALEEPALEEPVVEEPAEEPALEEPALEEPVVEGPAEEPALEEPALEEPALEEPVVEGPAEEPAVEEPAVEEPAV